From Spiroplasma eriocheiris, the proteins below share one genomic window:
- the rpmG gene encoding 50S ribosomal protein L33, with protein MREGIILRCDQCKEENYIAKRDKKKHQEKLELKKYCSRCNAHTLHKEKK; from the coding sequence ATGCGTGAAGGAATAATTTTACGTTGCGATCAATGTAAAGAAGAAAACTACATTGCAAAACGTGATAAGAAAAAACATCAAGAAAAACTAGAACTTAAAAAATATTGTTCGCGTTGTAATGCTCATACATTACATAAAGAAAAAAAATAG
- a CDS encoding GNAT family N-acetyltransferase gives MIRPATIADRQEIINLITDSWTHIDHQDYKIKELELIKDYFLHQNFDEVLEQQQCYLIIIENKLLAFGAYDKITNQITHLYVHHQYLNWHFAKKLLALLEQAAFAAGFFEISVNAYLTSVAFFQNNNYHAIKRHYYEWNNRKIITFFMKKYF, from the coding sequence ATGATTAGACCAGCCACCATTGCCGACCGTCAGGAAATTATTAATCTTATTACCGATTCTTGAACACATATTGACCACCAAGACTATAAAATTAAAGAACTTGAGTTAATTAAGGATTATTTTTTACACCAAAATTTTGATGAAGTGCTAGAACAGCAACAATGTTATTTAATTATTATTGAAAATAAATTATTAGCATTTGGTGCTTATGATAAAATAACCAATCAAATTACGCATTTATATGTTCATCACCAGTATTTAAATTGACATTTTGCCAAGAAATTATTAGCCTTACTTGAACAAGCAGCTTTCGCGGCTGGATTTTTCGAAATTAGTGTGAATGCTTATTTAACAAGTGTTGCTTTTTTTCAAAATAACAATTATCATGCCATTAAACGCCATTATTATGAATGAAATAATCGCAAAATTATTACTTTTTTTATGAAAAAGTATTTTTAA
- a CDS encoding FMN-dependent NADH-azoreductase produces the protein MSTKVLVIYGTVSSDEKSYSKELAHRFVKHYQELNPNDEIIHLDLNKTPMALKTLTVDNFATYFNEEDSDVYINQLKEVNKVIMACPMNNFNVSGLVKNYLDHVLVANKTFSYKYSKKGDAIGLLPHLSVQILTTQGAPFGWYPWGNHTEYLKGTWEFVGAKVNEPILVAGTKVAPTSSLTPQELIDQYDEQIKKVVKTF, from the coding sequence ATGTCAACAAAAGTATTAGTAATTTATGGAACGGTTAGTTCAGATGAAAAATCATATTCAAAAGAATTGGCACATCGTTTTGTTAAACATTATCAAGAATTAAATCCAAATGATGAAATTATTCATTTAGATTTAAATAAAACACCAATGGCTTTAAAAACATTAACAGTTGATAATTTTGCAACTTATTTTAATGAAGAAGATTCTGATGTGTATATTAACCAATTAAAAGAAGTTAATAAAGTTATTATGGCTTGTCCAATGAATAACTTTAATGTTTCAGGGTTAGTGAAAAACTACTTAGACCATGTCTTAGTTGCTAATAAAACTTTTTCATATAAATATTCAAAAAAAGGGGATGCAATTGGACTATTACCCCATTTATCAGTCCAAATTTTAACAACCCAAGGAGCACCATTTGGATGATACCCCTGAGGTAATCATACCGAATATTTAAAAGGAACTTGAGAATTTGTCGGAGCCAAAGTAAATGAACCAATTTTAGTGGCTGGCACAAAAGTTGCTCCAACTAGTTCCTTAACTCCCCAAGAATTAATTGATCAATATGATGAGCAAATTAAAAAAGTAGTTAAAACATTTTAA
- a CDS encoding AbgT family transporter: MRERTEQARSLKFRVKFSASFGKIGNKTLNGIEWLGNKLPKPFYLFIYLTLIIMVLAMILHFVFPEGITIYNIYVRENQQVEKVYQLKFFNLFSGEGIIWWLTNFITNFTGLVTIGVVLITTLCITVAEKSGFIDVSLRKMASRVPKVLLTPVCILIGCISSVASDAGYLILIPLAGVLYYKANRHPLVGIVAMFAGVSAGFAGNLIPASSEFLLTSSTNSFFNKEVMNALSNWYFTMLLIPIYTLVGWFVTDKIVEKRIINRYAHMATIDEFEINGVQQERFKLTKEERRGMWFVLGFTLIYLAITLIMMFVPYAPFNAPFNPEFSAALNAKAPGLANQYSILPHLVLVIAFLFLGIGLAYGYAAKTFKTKDDFTETLTFGLKRSASTLVIFLVMSQFIATLSKTKLDMAGAYYLGQGIQGINPTLTIFIFVVLIAFINLFMGSLSAKWFVLGPIFAIALEQAGIHPAATVMAYRVGDSATNIISPIMTYFPLVLMYGQNWIKKEHHADFKIGSLMSLMVPYSFFFFLSSTAIFLIWFALGIPVGVNGPIYIEQSAFAATIVKVGASEWVNMNPKALWQVRGLQINNHFSYNLN, encoded by the coding sequence ATGAGAGAAAGAACAGAGCAAGCGAGGAGTCTTAAGTTTCGAGTAAAATTTAGTGCTAGTTTTGGGAAAATCGGAAATAAGACTTTAAACGGAATTGAATGGTTAGGAAATAAACTACCAAAACCATTTTATTTATTTATCTATTTAACTTTAATTATTATGGTTCTCGCGATGATCTTGCATTTTGTATTTCCGGAAGGAATTACAATTTACAATATTTATGTCCGTGAAAATCAACAAGTTGAAAAAGTTTATCAGTTAAAGTTTTTCAATTTATTTAGTGGAGAAGGGATTATCTGATGACTTACTAATTTCATTACTAATTTTACCGGGTTAGTTACTATTGGAGTGGTCTTAATTACGACCTTATGTATTACCGTGGCGGAAAAATCCGGGTTTATTGATGTGTCGTTGCGAAAAATGGCCTCACGAGTGCCAAAAGTTTTATTAACGCCAGTTTGTATTTTAATTGGTTGTATTTCTTCGGTTGCTAGTGATGCTGGTTATTTAATTTTAATTCCCTTGGCTGGGGTATTATATTATAAAGCTAACCGTCATCCGCTTGTCGGAATTGTAGCCATGTTTGCGGGAGTATCCGCAGGGTTTGCTGGTAACCTAATTCCAGCTTCAAGTGAATTCTTATTAACTTCTTCCACAAATTCATTTTTTAACAAAGAAGTGATGAATGCTTTATCAAATTGATACTTTACAATGTTATTAATACCGATTTATACTTTAGTGGGATGATTTGTAACCGATAAAATTGTTGAAAAAAGAATTATTAATCGTTATGCCCACATGGCAACAATTGATGAATTTGAAATTAATGGGGTTCAGCAAGAACGGTTCAAGTTAACAAAAGAAGAACGTCGCGGAATGTGGTTTGTACTCGGGTTTACATTAATTTATTTAGCAATTACTTTAATAATGATGTTCGTTCCTTACGCTCCGTTTAATGCTCCGTTCAATCCTGAATTTAGTGCCGCACTAAATGCGAAAGCGCCAGGCCTAGCTAACCAGTATAGCATTTTGCCCCATTTAGTATTAGTGATTGCATTTCTATTTTTAGGAATTGGGTTAGCATATGGTTATGCAGCAAAAACTTTTAAAACTAAAGATGACTTTACGGAAACCTTAACTTTTGGTTTAAAACGATCAGCTAGTACCTTAGTAATCTTTTTGGTAATGTCACAGTTTATTGCGACCCTAAGTAAAACAAAGTTAGATATGGCGGGGGCTTACTACTTAGGACAAGGGATTCAAGGAATTAATCCAACCTTAACAATTTTTATCTTTGTGGTCTTAATTGCTTTCATTAATTTATTTATGGGTTCATTAAGTGCTAAGTGATTTGTATTAGGTCCTATCTTTGCGATTGCGTTAGAACAAGCAGGAATTCATCCCGCCGCAACAGTGATGGCTTACCGGGTTGGGGATAGTGCTACTAATATTATTTCCCCAATTATGACCTATTTCCCATTAGTTTTAATGTATGGTCAAAACTGAATTAAAAAAGAACACCATGCTGATTTCAAAATTGGTTCCTTGATGTCATTGATGGTTCCTTATTCATTCTTTTTCTTCCTTAGTTCAACCGCAATTTTCTTAATTTGGTTTGCGTTAGGAATTCCAGTGGGAGTTAATGGTCCAATCTACATTGAACAATCAGCTTTTGCAGCAACGATTGTCAAAGTTGGCGCCAGTGAATGAGTTAACATGAATCCAAAAGCATTATGACAAGTACGGGGATTACAAATTAATAATCATTTTTCCTACAATTTAAATTAA
- a CDS encoding TDT family transporter, producing the protein MKTLKNFYWNAFQRPLALSGAALGTATMGNAWGMFKQTTTGFSFSCDWLKYLTISFAILIVGLILVRYIFTPKILGKELQDPTLNNFIPTIFMTCFVISGFLGDHGLRMVQLIIWLVGVICHLIYIGFFVVFQIYHFKWENYIASWFVPPIGIVVACVMSKNVGVNISVNFAEGMHQLSQFCWYLGLAFYIIMLPLMIYKYSFTSHLEHQKIAAYGIMAAPPNLLLAGYFSTFSTQEIADKHNLIIYFLAPLGIFFTCCVYISMFKTFRTKFMPLFACYTFPLAIGMVAMVKFSTWLITNFPSLFDLAVIIKTYALVTTIMGTLVILFVDSGLIIYSIYHVYYKHSNKIINSKFIKYFI; encoded by the coding sequence ATGAAAACTTTAAAAAATTTTTATTGAAATGCTTTTCAGCGACCACTGGCCTTATCAGGCGCGGCGTTGGGAACAGCAACAATGGGTAATGCGTGAGGAATGTTTAAGCAAACCACCACTGGGTTTTCTTTTAGTTGTGACTGGTTAAAATATCTTACCATTAGTTTTGCTATTTTAATTGTTGGATTAATTTTAGTACGCTATATCTTTACGCCAAAAATTTTAGGCAAAGAATTACAAGACCCAACATTAAATAATTTTATTCCGACAATTTTTATGACTTGTTTTGTAATTAGTGGTTTTCTTGGGGATCACGGTTTACGAATGGTCCAGTTAATTATTTGATTAGTAGGAGTGATTTGCCATTTAATTTATATTGGCTTTTTTGTTGTTTTTCAAATTTACCATTTTAAGTGAGAAAATTATATTGCTTCGTGGTTTGTACCACCGATTGGAATTGTAGTTGCCTGTGTAATGTCAAAAAATGTCGGGGTAAATATTAGTGTTAATTTTGCAGAAGGGATGCACCAATTATCACAATTTTGTTGATATTTAGGTTTAGCATTTTACATTATAATGCTACCGCTAATGATATATAAATATAGTTTTACTAGTCATTTAGAACATCAGAAAATTGCGGCGTATGGCATTATGGCAGCGCCACCCAATCTCTTACTAGCTGGTTACTTTTCTACTTTTAGTACCCAAGAAATTGCTGATAAACATAACTTAATAATTTACTTTTTAGCTCCGCTGGGCATCTTTTTTACTTGTTGTGTTTATATATCAATGTTCAAAACTTTCCGTACCAAATTTATGCCGTTATTTGCTTGTTATACCTTTCCCTTAGCAATTGGGATGGTCGCCATGGTTAAATTTAGTACTTGGTTAATTACTAATTTTCCTAGTCTATTTGACTTAGCAGTGATTATTAAAACGTATGCTTTAGTAACTACGATTATGGGAACTTTGGTTATTTTATTTGTTGATAGTGGGCTTATTATTTATAGTATTTATCATGTTTACTATAAACATTCAAATAAAATAATTAATTCCAAATTTATTAAATATTTTATTTAA
- a CDS encoding MalY/PatB family protein, translating to MKLLECNRELRKELHECRRYHDYHGEDWLFMTVADGDFKLTPAIREALINKVDAGNLVYSYFDEQLYQAIKNWYLKRYNLELKLEEIIHGNGVMHLMQVGIETFSAPGDGVIIQTPVYEPFLEVIEHKKRKVIMNKLIYNSKAQHYEIDFKDLEEKLKDPVNKILILCSPHNPVGRVWTETELQNIYQLVKKYNKIIISDEIWQDIVYQPYHHHPMFSMEKDSNSDVPIITLSSQGKTYNLGGLQYGYAIIKDPEIRIKFAEMLQAQIHYASNNVLTSIAVCSGYNDPEAYEWYQEYLSALWTNYQYIKNELEKHTKIKVINSEGTYLVWLDLSFYCQDDKDVTKYLNQARILANEGIDYGQEYCQFVRINYATHFIHIKSCVERLVRVFSSSEGEMK from the coding sequence ATGAAGCTGTTAGAGTGCAACCGTGAATTGCGCAAAGAGCTCCATGAATGTCGACGATATCATGATTATCATGGTGAAGATTGGTTATTTATGACCGTTGCGGATGGGGATTTTAAATTAACTCCTGCTATTCGCGAAGCATTAATTAATAAGGTTGATGCTGGGAATTTAGTTTATTCTTATTTTGATGAACAATTATACCAAGCAATTAAAAATTGATATTTAAAAAGGTATAACTTGGAATTAAAATTAGAGGAGATTATTCACGGGAACGGGGTAATGCATTTAATGCAAGTAGGAATTGAAACTTTTTCCGCTCCTGGTGATGGAGTTATTATCCAAACCCCGGTGTATGAACCATTCTTAGAAGTAATTGAGCATAAAAAGCGAAAAGTAATTATGAATAAATTAATTTATAATAGCAAAGCGCAACATTATGAAATAGATTTTAAAGACTTAGAGGAAAAGTTAAAAGATCCTGTCAATAAAATTTTGATTTTATGTAGTCCTCATAATCCAGTGGGCCGAGTTTGAACGGAAACAGAATTACAAAACATCTACCAATTAGTAAAAAAATATAATAAAATCATTATAAGTGATGAAATATGACAAGATATTGTCTACCAACCATATCATCATCATCCAATGTTTAGCATGGAAAAAGATAGTAATTCCGATGTTCCAATTATTACTTTAAGTTCACAAGGCAAAACATATAATTTAGGAGGCTTGCAATACGGCTATGCTATTATTAAAGACCCAGAAATCAGAATTAAATTTGCTGAGATGTTACAAGCACAGATTCACTATGCTAGTAATAATGTCTTGACATCAATAGCTGTTTGTAGCGGCTATAATGATCCGGAAGCTTATGAATGGTATCAAGAATACCTAAGCGCATTATGAACTAACTATCAATATATTAAAAATGAATTAGAAAAACATACTAAGATTAAAGTAATAAATAGTGAAGGAACATATTTAGTTTGGTTAGATTTATCTTTTTATTGTCAAGATGATAAAGATGTTACCAAGTATTTAAACCAAGCGCGGATATTGGCTAACGAAGGGATTGATTATGGACAGGAATATTGTCAATTTGTCCGAATTAATTATGCGACACATTTTATTCACATTAAAAGTTGTGTTGAAAGATTAGTCCGAGTATTTTCATCATCAGAAGGAGAGATGAAGTAA
- a CDS encoding CoA-disulfide reductase, whose translation MKVIVLGGSAAGMGFAAKLRRNDPQAEIVVYQKSSYPSFGACGIPYFISDQFQDPNQMIARTVEKFQEQNINVKLNMMATKVDFNKKMVTIRDLSTNKEFSDQYDKLFIATGARPRTIKNIDPKITNVYNCSTKEDAIAIKKAAQTAKNVVIVGAGFIGMELTETFYHLQKKTTIVESSDLLIHYAFDKEVSALLEQELADKKIDLYKQSKVTTVVGDENNQVASVTLDNGTVIPCDLLIITIGFQPNTDFLDENAITLQPVTKAIVIDEHCQTSVPDVYSGGDCATVYHLVAQRNEYIPLATNANKLAKVAANVVSGIPDRFPGALGTSIIQVIDKEAAATGVSEHLAANLGLDYASVTVSDFDHTNYVHNQQPLFIKLIYEKTSKKLLGAQMCGSNKAVLRIDALAAIIWKEGTVYDLQQLDLAYAPPFARAVDIIHIASARVKR comes from the coding sequence ATGAAAGTTATTGTATTAGGTGGTAGTGCTGCGGGAATGGGGTTTGCCGCTAAATTACGTCGAAATGACCCCCAAGCTGAGATTGTTGTTTATCAAAAAAGTAGTTATCCATCATTTGGAGCCTGTGGAATTCCCTATTTTATTAGTGACCAATTCCAAGACCCTAACCAAATGATTGCGCGAACTGTTGAAAAATTTCAAGAACAGAATATTAATGTTAAATTAAACATGATGGCAACAAAAGTAGATTTTAACAAAAAAATGGTAACCATTCGTGATTTATCAACAAATAAAGAATTCAGTGATCAGTACGATAAATTATTTATTGCGACTGGTGCTCGTCCCCGTACCATTAAAAATATTGATCCAAAAATTACCAATGTTTATAATTGTTCAACCAAAGAAGATGCGATTGCCATTAAAAAGGCTGCCCAGACGGCAAAAAATGTCGTAATTGTTGGCGCTGGTTTTATTGGAATGGAACTAACTGAAACTTTTTATCATTTACAGAAAAAAACCACAATCGTGGAAAGCAGTGATTTATTAATCCATTATGCTTTTGATAAGGAAGTATCAGCTTTATTAGAACAAGAATTAGCGGATAAAAAAATTGATTTATATAAACAAAGCAAAGTAACCACTGTTGTGGGGGATGAAAATAACCAGGTGGCAAGTGTAACACTAGATAATGGGACAGTGATTCCTTGTGATTTACTAATCATTACCATTGGTTTTCAACCAAATACCGACTTTTTAGATGAAAATGCAATTACCTTACAACCAGTTACTAAGGCAATTGTGATTGATGAACATTGTCAAACTAGTGTGCCTGATGTTTACAGTGGGGGGGACTGTGCTACTGTGTACCATTTGGTAGCACAACGCAATGAGTATATCCCGTTAGCTACTAATGCGAATAAATTAGCCAAAGTCGCTGCTAATGTCGTGAGTGGTATCCCCGATCGTTTTCCTGGCGCATTAGGAACAAGTATTATTCAAGTAATTGATAAAGAAGCCGCTGCCACTGGGGTTAGTGAACACTTAGCCGCCAATTTGGGATTAGATTATGCCAGTGTAACAGTTAGTGATTTTGACCATACTAATTATGTTCATAACCAACAACCACTATTTATTAAGTTAATCTATGAAAAAACTAGCAAAAAATTGTTAGGAGCACAAATGTGTGGATCAAATAAAGCAGTTTTAAGAATTGACGCGTTAGCCGCCATTATTTGAAAAGAAGGAACTGTTTATGATCTACAACAATTAGATTTAGCTTATGCTCCTCCCTTTGCACGAGCAGTTGATATTATTCACATTGCCAGTGCTAGAGTTAAACGTTAA
- a CDS encoding dicarboxylate/amino acid:cation symporter has protein sequence MQVNFLAEDKINPLHEFVSISTWQSLVAILIFVGLVAGLWYLIRKTKIRFVYRILIGLGVGLVFGIVIQAINSFPYDNTNSSNSMINPVDKDKNPNPIYVLWVQELSIWVDMIKKIFMNAILMLTVPVVFLAIVRTVSKQSASKKSGQAAFITVVILLVNVAVAFLITFFIGMAIKIGNGFTVEGSGTRSGEAVKPIPQIIWDYVPSNFVDTFTKTAIIPVMVIATLIGYAVKKLSKRHAEDMDKVRAGFERWWTICMSMLMVVVKIMPYAVMAMITNAIITRPIGYLAKIGIVIGVAYLCLVVALCWHSLSLFCFGINPAKWWRFAIRPVIQGFTTQSSNATLPLTMETLRDQIKVKEDLVGIAAPLSTSMGLTACAGVQSGIIISFIMSSGVVPFDATNFFMALIVTIIASLGIAGVPGTAAVVTAGVLGGIGYGALYEPVYSIIGVLDGLFDMGRTAVNVSGGVQATTIAAKLTGQLETNDLLLVKRRKKNQVVEQQEIPPSEPDTEL, from the coding sequence ATGCAGGTTAACTTTTTAGCCGAAGATAAAATTAACCCGCTGCACGAGTTTGTTTCAATCTCAACTTGACAATCATTAGTAGCCATTCTAATTTTTGTCGGATTAGTAGCTGGGTTATGGTATTTAATTCGGAAAACTAAAATTAGATTTGTTTATCGAATCTTAATTGGGCTGGGAGTCGGATTAGTCTTTGGAATTGTAATCCAAGCGATTAATAGTTTCCCATATGATAATACTAATTCTTCAAACTCAATGATTAATCCTGTTGATAAGGATAAAAACCCGAACCCAATTTATGTGTTATGGGTCCAAGAATTATCAATTTGAGTTGATATGATTAAAAAAATCTTTATGAATGCGATTTTAATGCTAACAGTTCCCGTTGTCTTTTTAGCAATTGTGCGAACTGTTTCAAAACAAAGTGCCAGCAAAAAATCAGGGCAAGCAGCCTTTATTACCGTTGTTATTTTATTAGTAAATGTCGCCGTTGCCTTTTTAATTACCTTCTTTATTGGAATGGCAATTAAAATTGGAAATGGCTTTACGGTCGAAGGTTCGGGAACCCGGAGCGGGGAAGCAGTGAAACCAATCCCCCAAATTATTTGGGATTATGTTCCATCTAACTTTGTTGACACCTTTACCAAAACAGCAATCATTCCCGTGATGGTAATTGCCACTTTAATTGGTTATGCTGTTAAAAAATTATCAAAACGTCATGCTGAAGACATGGACAAAGTTCGCGCGGGTTTTGAAAGATGATGAACTATTTGTATGTCAATGTTAATGGTTGTTGTTAAAATTATGCCATATGCGGTTATGGCGATGATTACCAATGCGATTATTACGAGACCAATTGGATATTTAGCAAAAATTGGAATTGTAATTGGGGTTGCATACTTATGTTTAGTGGTAGCGTTATGTTGACATTCGTTATCATTATTCTGCTTTGGTATCAATCCAGCCAAATGATGACGCTTTGCCATCCGCCCGGTTATCCAAGGTTTTACAACCCAATCTTCAAATGCAACATTACCTTTAACAATGGAAACATTACGTGACCAAATTAAAGTTAAAGAAGATTTAGTTGGAATTGCGGCTCCATTATCAACCTCAATGGGATTAACGGCCTGTGCGGGGGTCCAATCGGGAATTATCATTTCCTTTATTATGTCATCCGGGGTGGTGCCCTTTGATGCAACTAATTTCTTTATGGCGTTAATTGTTACTATTATTGCGTCCTTAGGAATTGCCGGAGTCCCGGGAACGGCCGCGGTTGTTACTGCCGGAGTACTCGGGGGAATCGGATATGGTGCATTATATGAACCAGTTTATAGTATTATTGGGGTCTTAGATGGGTTGTTTGACATGGGTCGGACAGCTGTCAATGTCTCAGGGGGAGTCCAAGCGACAACAATTGCGGCCAAACTAACTGGCCAACTAGAAACGAATGATTTGTTACTCGTCAAAAGACGGAAAAAAAATCAAGTCGTTGAGCAACAAGAAATACCCCCTAGTGAACCTGATACGGAATTATAA
- a CDS encoding VOC family protein, whose translation MQLEDNSKQYVIVELNIQNAKKAIKFYEKALGAEIIEVLTGEKLPINNPYSLILRNKIIHAKLNFKGTLIFISDKITPSANEKCSEVRCNRSTVSVCLSLDSEWEFERLFYNLAADGEITMPISNQYWGAKLGIVEDNFGVTWTLSYKHP comes from the coding sequence ATGCAATTAGAAGATAATTCAAAACAATATGTTATTGTTGAATTAAATATTCAAAATGCTAAAAAAGCAATAAAATTTTATGAAAAAGCATTAGGTGCGGAAATCATTGAAGTCTTAACTGGTGAAAAATTACCAATTAATAACCCATATTCTTTAATTCTTCGTAATAAAATTATTCATGCTAAATTAAATTTTAAAGGAACTTTAATTTTTATTTCTGATAAAATAACTCCCAGTGCAAATGAAAAATGTTCAGAAGTACGGTGCAATCGCTCAACAGTTTCGGTCTGTTTATCATTAGATAGTGAATGAGAATTTGAACGTTTATTTTATAATTTAGCAGCTGATGGTGAAATTACCATGCCAATTTCCAATCAATATTGAGGAGCAAAGTTAGGAATAGTTGAAGATAACTTTGGAGTTACTTGAACCTTGAGTTATAAACACCCTTAA